In one Oscillospiraceae bacterium genomic region, the following are encoded:
- a CDS encoding Xaa-Pro aminopeptidase, with amino-acid sequence MEHTVTQGHITDIPLSEVTSRRRRVLERISASGCKGAVFFSAASQTYLTGTTLIATERPMALILRDDGRAALLVPRLELEHARDCCKGIDLLEWYPEYPSLRHPMRYLADLLAALGMDSGTAAADSDGYGAHFGYCGPKLSQVCGDLRLELIPRLVEELKRIKSPFDLLLLRESARWANLAHALLQGYTREGLGEIEVSDRASQEATQAMLKALGPDFRPNHGTNAHAVYRGQVGPNSYYPHAVTSNCIFRRGDTLVTGATAPVLGCNTELERVLFLGAPSREQEGFYRHALAIQDIALRAIRPGLPCADVDRAVLQYYEENGLMPYWRHHTGHCIGFAKHESPFLDQNDMTILQPGMVCTIEPGLYVEGLGGFRLSDTVAVTETGVERITYYPTGLDQIVCDP; translated from the coding sequence ATGGAACACACGGTTACGCAGGGCCACATCACCGACATCCCGCTGTCCGAGGTAACCTCCCGGCGGCGGCGGGTGCTGGAGCGGATCTCCGCCTCCGGCTGTAAGGGCGCGGTCTTTTTCTCCGCCGCCTCCCAGACCTACCTCACCGGCACCACGCTGATCGCCACCGAGCGCCCCATGGCCCTAATCCTGCGGGACGACGGCCGGGCCGCCCTGCTGGTGCCCCGGCTGGAGCTGGAGCACGCCCGGGACTGCTGCAAGGGTATCGACCTGCTGGAGTGGTACCCCGAGTACCCCTCCCTGCGCCACCCCATGCGCTACCTGGCCGACCTGCTCGCCGCCCTGGGCATGGACAGCGGCACGGCGGCGGCGGACAGCGACGGGTACGGCGCCCACTTCGGCTACTGCGGCCCCAAGCTCAGCCAGGTGTGTGGCGATCTGAGGCTGGAGCTAATTCCCCGTCTGGTGGAGGAGCTCAAGCGCATCAAAAGCCCCTTCGACCTGCTCCTGCTGCGGGAGAGCGCGCGCTGGGCCAACCTGGCCCACGCGCTGCTCCAGGGATATACCCGGGAGGGCCTGGGGGAGATCGAGGTCAGCGACCGGGCCTCCCAGGAGGCCACCCAGGCCATGCTGAAGGCCCTGGGCCCGGACTTCCGGCCCAACCACGGCACCAACGCCCACGCGGTCTACCGGGGGCAGGTGGGCCCCAACTCCTACTACCCCCACGCCGTGACCTCCAACTGCATCTTCCGCCGGGGGGACACCCTGGTCACCGGCGCCACCGCCCCCGTGCTGGGCTGCAACACGGAGCTGGAGCGGGTGCTCTTCCTGGGCGCGCCCAGCCGGGAACAGGAGGGCTTCTACCGCCACGCGCTGGCCATCCAGGACATCGCGCTGCGCGCCATCCGCCCCGGTCTCCCCTGCGCCGACGTGGACAGGGCGGTGCTGCAGTACTACGAGGAGAACGGCCTCATGCCCTACTGGCGGCACCACACCGGGCACTGCATCGGCTTTGCCAAGCACGAGAGTCCCTTCCTCGACCAGAACGACATGACCATCCTCCAGCCGGGCATGGTGTGCACCATCGAGCCGGGCCTGTACGTGGAGGGGCTGGGCGGCTTCCGCCTGTCGGACACGGTGGCGGTCACCGAAACCGGCGTGGAGCGCATCACCTACTATCCCACCGGGCTCGACCAGATCGTCTGCGACCCCTGA
- a CDS encoding amidohydrolase, with amino-acid sequence MLLIKNGYVKPMDAPDLPCGCVLIDDAGKIAAIAAVLEAPAGAQVIDAGGRLVTPGCVEAHCHVGLDNEGTCWEGHDFNETADPVSPQLRAIDAINPQDEGFAMALRGGVTAVCTGPGSANVVGGTFAAVKTFGKSVDEMVIKNPVAMKCAFGENPKRCYGVNLKKSPLTRMSTAALLRELLFKARAYRDAKQAGKEPPFDMQLEAMLPVINGEIPLKAHAHRADDILTSIRIAKEFGVGLTLDHCTEGYLIADVLAKEGYPAFVGPLFGAKSKAEVRNKSFKTPAALHAAGVPISIISDGPFIPLQYLTLYAGLAVSSGLDREEAWRAITINPAVQTGIGDRVGSLTPGKDGDVVIWTADPLTEVGGEAYLTIVDGKIAYQAG; translated from the coding sequence ATGCTTCTCATAAAAAACGGATACGTCAAGCCCATGGACGCCCCGGATCTGCCCTGTGGCTGCGTGCTCATTGACGACGCGGGGAAGATCGCCGCGATCGCCGCCGTCCTGGAGGCCCCGGCGGGGGCGCAGGTCATCGACGCCGGCGGGCGCCTGGTCACCCCCGGCTGCGTGGAGGCCCACTGCCACGTGGGCCTGGACAATGAGGGCACCTGCTGGGAGGGGCACGATTTCAATGAGACCGCCGACCCCGTCTCCCCCCAGCTGCGGGCCATCGACGCCATCAACCCCCAGGACGAGGGCTTCGCCATGGCCCTGCGGGGCGGCGTCACCGCCGTCTGCACCGGCCCGGGCAGCGCCAACGTGGTGGGCGGCACCTTCGCCGCCGTCAAGACCTTCGGCAAGAGCGTGGACGAGATGGTCATCAAAAACCCCGTGGCCATGAAGTGCGCCTTTGGCGAGAACCCCAAGCGCTGCTACGGCGTCAACCTCAAGAAGAGCCCTCTGACCCGCATGTCCACGGCGGCCCTGCTCCGGGAGCTGCTGTTCAAGGCCCGGGCCTACCGGGACGCCAAGCAGGCCGGAAAAGAGCCCCCCTTCGACATGCAGCTGGAGGCCATGCTCCCGGTCATCAACGGTGAAATTCCCCTCAAAGCCCACGCCCACCGGGCGGACGACATCCTCACCTCCATCCGCATCGCCAAGGAGTTCGGCGTGGGCCTCACCCTGGACCACTGCACCGAGGGGTACCTCATCGCCGACGTGCTGGCAAAGGAGGGCTACCCGGCCTTTGTCGGCCCCCTCTTCGGCGCCAAGAGCAAGGCGGAGGTGCGCAACAAGTCCTTCAAGACCCCCGCCGCCCTCCACGCCGCGGGCGTGCCCATCAGCATCATCAGCGACGGCCCCTTCATCCCCCTTCAGTACCTGACGCTGTACGCCGGACTGGCCGTCAGCTCGGGGCTGGACAGGGAGGAGGCCTGGCGCGCCATCACCATCAACCCCGCCGTGCAGACCGGCATCGGCGACCGCGTAGGCAGCCTGACCCCGGGCAAGGACGGCGACGTGGTTATATGGACGGCCGACCCCCTCACCGAGGTGGGCGGAGAGGCCTACCTCACCATCGTGGACGGCAAGATCGCCTATCAGGCGGGCTAG